Proteins found in one Misgurnus anguillicaudatus chromosome 3, ASM2758022v2, whole genome shotgun sequence genomic segment:
- the vwa11 gene encoding von Willebrand factor A domain-containing protein 7 isoform X1 has translation MKSSLSSVALVTLLVSSTHAFMSVLVGNENTHVTITSQAVMAKIYEVCEAVAKYEGRPFKPTGPSAEELLYACLGTKTGKVSGARFRTALNQIYTQNVIVDRDFMTSAPHHFNNEAFGEGHDLIIHGIKAILDHVRTDNLQSARETLGRVCHTLQDFYSHSNWVELGNKSPYANLIRPDLNIENIADRTMPTCSDCASGNCPNPLLPATLNGKYLTSGYMGFDSPDKPQGKCSHGGDADLSSAQIPRGGISKDESHSYNADLHNTAVNLAADATTELLEGIRAAIGNNDFLRLMGITRSVVLAFVIDTTASMAVYLDDIKKVTGDVIDKKKGTQDEPTEYILVSCNEPEFGPLIRTTNPDVMKAEIFHLKASDGGKGMCLSSLRLALTGAPPSSHIYVFTDDSPNDIGLEKSITTLIRSTKSTVSFIVPLWLRRRMALVAQPRSEFQVYHDLALASGGQAMEVSRTMLTQTTDIIADTCTSKLVTILQRSRNPGRVESFPFLLDKSVSNATIYITGSNLLFTIRSPSGVSQTNTEPNGKLGTNVRVGNLERFQLKATEIGMWYIDMRSTQPYTIKVTGQSTITFIYDFVEEFKGPHPGFAIINQRPPAGLPAKLLLTLTGDKGPEVLEVQEVSLVEVSGNTVSTGTVEKMNNGEVLVTVKEFPEGEFAVLLKGMDKISNCPFQRQTTTQMSPSKLNIKVIADGSMHPGEKYELHYTLTTNGASGLYTVRAMNDKDYIMEHTSKLNLVSGGSAVGIVSLSPPADTFIIGKDVTLIIEAEGPGGTDYNYAVLRLPVVSKVADFTPPQCKWFSQQGHCISYPCDYSTWEVSVNIMDDITGVESVTALQGGGYLIQTPAEDGGISMVMGHYKSSCCRLSAALRIIDKAGNTDICTYIYERDPNAS, from the exons ATGAAGTCATCACTGTCCAGTGTAGCGCTGGTCACTCTTTTGGTCTCCAGCACACATGCTTTCATGTCTGTTTTGGTGGGTAATGAAAACACCCATGTGACCATTACTAGTCAGGCCGTTATGGCGAAAATCTATGAGGTGTGTGAAGCAGTTGCTAAATATGAGGGAAGACCATTTAAACCAACG GGGCCATCAGCAGAGGAACTGCTATATGCCTGCCTGGGCACGAAGACGGGTAAAGTTTCAGGTGCCAGATTCCGGACAGCATTGAATCAAATCTACACGCAGAATGTCATTGTGGACCGTGACTTCATGACCAGCGCACCGCACCATTTCAACAACGAGGCCTTCGGCGAGGGACACGACCTCATCATTCATGGAATAAAAGCCATTTTAGATCATGTCCGCACCGACAACCTTCAGTCTGCCCGAGAAACGCTGGGGCGAGTGTGTCACACACTGCAGGATTT CTACAGCCATAGTAACTGGGTTGAACTGGGTAACAAAAGTCCATATGCCAATCTCATCAGACCAGATCTCAACATTGAGAACATAGCAGATCGTACAA TGCCAACATGCAGTGACTGTGCCAGTGGCAACTGTCCAAACCCTTTGCTGCCTGCCACTCTCAATGGGAAGTACCTTACTTCAGGATACATGGGGTTCGACTCTCCTGACAAACCTCAAG GTAAATGCAGCCATGGTGGGGATGCTGATCTCAGTAGTGCCCAGATTCCTCGTGGTGGGATCAGTAAGGATGAGAGCCATTCTTATAATGCTGATCTGCACAATACTGCTGTAAACCTGGCAGCTGATGCCACCACAGAGCTGTTAGAGGGCATCCGTGCAGCTATAGGCAACAATGACTTTCTACG GTTAATGGGAATCACAAGATCAGTAGTGCTGGCTTTTGTGATTGATACCACAGCTAGTATGGCAGTTTACTTGGACGATATTAAGAAAGTCACCGGTGATGTCATTGACAAGAAAAAGGGAACTCAAGATGAACCAACTGAATATATTCTGGTGTCGTGTAATGAGCCAG AATTTGGACCGCTGATAAGGACCACAAATCCAGATGTGATGAAGGCCGAGATTTTTCATCTCAAAGCTAGCGACGGTGGAAAGGGAATGTGCCTGTCATCTCTTCGG TTGGCTTTGACAGGTGCTCCACCCTCTTCGCATATATATGTGTTTACGGATGATTCACCTAATGATATAGGACTAGAGAAAAGCATTACAACCCTCATCCGTAGCACCAAATCAACG GTATCTTTCATTGTTCCACTATGGCTAAGGAGGAGAATGGCTTTGGTGGCACAGCCACGCTCAGAGTTTCAGGTGTATCATGATCTGGCTTTGGCTTCTGGGGGTCAAGCCATGGAGGTCTCCAGGACCATGCTTACTCAAACCACTGACATCATTGCTGATACCTGCACTTCAAAGCTG GTCACAATTCTGCAGCGCTCCAGGAACCCTGGACGTGTCGAGAGTTTTCCCTTTTTGCTAGATAAGTCCGTATCTAACGCCACCATCTACATCACAGGAAGTAACCTGCTATTCACTATACGCAGCCCTTCAG GTGTGTCTCAAACTAATACAGAACCCAATGGGAAGTTGGGAACAAATGTTAGAGTGGGAAACCTGGAACGATTTCAGTTGAAAGCAACTGAGATAGGCATGTGGTACATTGACATGAGGTCAACGCAACCCTACACAATAAAAGTTACCG GTCAGAGcacaattacatttatttatgactTTGTGGAGGAATTCAAAGGACCTCATCCTGGTTTTGCCATCATTAATCAACGGCCACCAGCAG GCTTGCCGGCTAAGCTGTTGCTAACGCTGACCGGAGATAAAGGTCCAGAAGTTTTGGAAGTGCAGGAGGTTTCTCTTGTGGAGGTTTCTGGGAACACTGTATCTACCGGAACCGTGGAGAAAATGAATAATGGAGAAGTCCTAGTTACAGTGAAAGAGTTCCCAGAGGGTGAGTTTGCGGTACTGCTAAAGGGGAtggataaaatttccaattgcCCGTTCCAACGACAGACTACCACACAGATGTCTCCATCCAAACTCAACATCAAG GTAATTGCAGATGGGTCCATGCATCCCGGAGAAAAATATGAGCTCCATTATACTTTAACAACCAATGGAGCCAGTGGTCTCTACACAGTTCGAGCAATGAACGACAAAGACTACATCATGGAACATACCTCAAA GCTTAATCTTGTGAGTGGAGGGAGTGCTGTAGGGATTGTGTCTCTGAGTCCTCCTGCTGACACTTTCATCATTGGAAAAGACGTGACTCTCATCATTGAGGCCGAGGGTCCGGGGGGCACGGATTATAATTATGCTGTGCTTCGCCTTCCTGTCGTCTCCAAG GTTGCCGACTTCACACCTCCACAATGCAAATGGTTTAGTCAACAGGGACATTGCATAAGCTATCCGTGCGACTATTCAACATGGGAAGTGTCTGTTAACATCATGGATGACATCACAGGTGTCGAAAGCGTTACCGCTCTGCAGGGCGGTGGATACTTAATTCAGACACCAGCAGAAGATGGTGGTATATCCATGGTGATGGGTCATTATAAGTCTTCATGTTGTAGACTTTCTGCGGCTTTGCGCATAATTGACAAAGCGGGAAATACTGATATATGCACTTATATCTATGAAAGAGACCCCAATGCTAGCTAG
- the LOC129444273 gene encoding uncharacterized protein has protein sequence MNPSVSVEDYGGFQTQFTSIMETILQTAVREATKLFQLSLQHLKAELVQLRQENGKLTTAQLSMGVKSRITAVGNKKSYNISKFRDVGVQCEKPVLVDQGCSPHECLGHVGDITSDKLASLCASEDGRRQLALLLIKQEPQEPECNKYAPGYFLLKQEGAEPILVRREPNKETVERVVIPPGFQTITRQHGNSRGKSPPTVTSLCNPRGNFYAQNSNQPVNPTRHTGERTLENNKVSYSQNQTKSAIAPAQALITPIQHTPVSTVNLSAPVTKLSGAPDCTSIPQVKPTTVYRQPEQKSEMLNQVAYQKDPVSNVCRSLHNTSHRTQPAQLPVRQSQVFVSEARSSKQLNGKHTEKTFSRASLNKSEFSPLTQQPVFSPQTGQQVAPLVHAPMPSSQLPVSVTPDEPLQVQDQIRVSPQGQMLASSPQISPQFQFPLVQQPNRAQAAPPSFLFTSPHLQGSVPTLSSADTLNPMQSQYSAQPDQFSSSLDQFLPSPDNTPGLLDSLDTLQLHSPILLETDDATQQSSMYHSHPPGKFAPLLTMKEQQAAASTNSNVVLRRDHAVPSETCLEAADVQFSPCRSASFSTVENKTEKSDIDHFNDDENYKSTLQIHLRTQTSLQSQPMNRSDEVSYKDMRMDGVQNDTISKATLSISNKSLPNSNKTLHRTTTCSECGRVLSNASALENHMRLHTGERPFTCSQCGKAFPSVRGLNRHVKVHAEEKRYQCEQCGKSFVYHFTLTKHQLIHSGERPFPCKVCGKRFLAKADRSTHMRMHTGEKPFACTQCGKKFKHRVALNMHLQGHRGEKRYVCPHCEKGFVDLGNFKRHKLIHTGERPFECKECGKRFTQSAHLKKHVNSQHMLHEAK, from the exons ATGAATCCGAGTGTGAGCGTGGAGGATTATGGCGGATTTCAAACCCAGTTCACATCCATAATGGAAACAATATTGCAGACCGCTGTCAGGGAAGCAACGAAGCTTTTTCAGCTTTCTTTACAGCACTTGAAAGCGGAGTTGGTGCAGCTGAGACAGGAGAATGGCAAACTCACGACAGCTCAATTATCCATGGGAGTCAAAAGCAGAATTACAGCTGTTGGGAATAAGAAAAGTTATAACATCTCCAAATTTCGAGATGTTGGCGTGCAGTGTG AAAAGCCAGTTTTGGTTGATCAGGGCTGCAGTCCTCATGAGTGTTTAGGACATGTAGGAGACATTACAAGTGATAAGCTGGCCAGTCTGTGTGCCAGTGAGGATGGCAGAAGACAGCTTGCTTTGCTTCTTATTAAACAAGAG CCTCAAGAACCTGAATGTAATAAGTATGCACCAGGATACTTTCTACTGAAGCAAGAGGGTGCTGAGCCAATACTGGTGCGCCGAGAGCCAAATAAGGAAACCGTGGAAAGAG TTGTGATCCCACCAGGATTTCAAACAATAACCAGACAACATGGCAACTCTAGGGGGAAATCACCCCCAACAGTGACTTCCTTGTGTAATCCCAGAGGGAATTTCTATGCTCAAAACTCCAACCAGCCTGTAAACCCAACCAGGCATACAGGTGAAAGAacattagaaaacaataaagtATCATATTCCCAAAACCAGACAAAAAGTGCCATTGCACCAGCCCAAGCATTAATTACTCCAATACAGCATACTCCTGTTTCAACAGTTAACTTATCTGCGCCAGTGACTAAGCTGTCTGGTGCTCCAGACTGCACATCTATACCTCAAGTCAAGCCAACAACAGTTTACCGTCAACCCGAACAAAAATCTGAAATGTTAAACCAAGTGGCCTATCAGAAAGATCCTGTTTCAAATGTCTGTCGGTCACTTCACAACACCTCCCATCGCACCCAGCCAGCACAACTCCCTGTACGTCAAAGCCAAGTCTTTGTATCGGAGGCTCGTTCCTCCAAACAGCTAAATGGTAAACATACAGAGAAAACTTTCTCTAGGGCCTCACTTAACAAGTCAGAGTTTTCACCGCTCACACAGCAGCCAGTCTTTTCACCACAGACAGGCCAGCAGGTGGCACCACTAGTACATGCTCCCATGCCATCAAGCCAGCTTCCAGTCTCTGTGACACCAGATGAACCTCTTCAAGTCCAGGATCAGATTCGTGTTTCACCCCAAGGCCAAATGTTAGCTTCATCTCCACAGATAAGTCCACAGTTCCAATTTCCGTTAGTGCAACAACCCAATCGGGCTCAAGCAGCTCCGCCTTCTTTCCTGTTTACATCTCCCCACCTTCAgggatctgtcccaacactttCATCAGCAGATACTTTAAACCCAATGCAATCTCAGTATTCAGCTCAACCTGATCAGTTCTCTTCCTCCTTAGATCAATTTTTACCTTCACCTGATAATACTCCGGGTTTGCTTGACTCTTTGGATACTCTGCAACTACATTCACCCATTTTGTTAGAGACAGACGATGCAACACAGCAGTCATCTATGTACCATTCACATCCACCTGGGAAATTTGCACCTTTGCTAACAATGAAGGAGCAGCAAGCCGCAGCTTCCACCAATTCAAATGTCGTTTTACGTAGAGATCACGCTGTACCTTCAGAAACCTGTTTGGAAGCAGCAGATGTACAGTTTTCCCCTTGCCGTAGTGCTTCATTTAGTACTGTAGAGAACAAAACAGAGAAAAGTGATATAGACCACTTCAACGATGATGAAAACTATAAGTCCACACTCCAGATTCACCTAAGGACACAAACTTCTTTACAATCCCAACCAATGAATAGGTCAGATGAGGTTAGTTACAAGGACATGAGGATGGACGGGGTACAAAATGACACGATTAGTAAAGCAACACTTTCGATCTCAAATAAATCATTACCAAATTCCAACAAAACATTGCATAGGACTACTACATGCTCCGAGTGTGGAAGAGTCCTCAGCAATGCATCCGCCTTGGAGAACCACATGAGACTACATACAGGTGAGAGGCCATTTACCTGCTCCCAGTGCGGAAAGGCCTTTCCCAGTGTTCGAGGACTTAACCGGCACGTAAAAGTCCATGCGGAGGAGAAGCGTTATCAGTGTGAGCAGTGCGGAAAGAGTTTTGTTTATCACTTCACCCTTACCAAACATCAGCTCATCCATTCTGGAGAAAGGCCCTTTCCTTGTAAAGTTTGTGGCAAGAGGTTCTTGGCTAAAGCGGACCGCTCTACTCACATGCGTATGCACACGGGCGAGAAGCCGTTCGCGTGCACTCAATGCGGGAAGAAGTTCAAACATAGAGTTGCTCTGAATATGCATTTGCAGGGACATAGAGGAGAGAAACGTTATGTTTGCCCCCATTGTGAAAAAGGATTCGTGGATCTAGGTAATTTTAAACGACACAAGCTTATCCACACGGGGGAGAGACCCTTCGAGTGCAAGGAATGTGGAAAACGGTTTACTCAGTCGGCCCATCTGAAGAAACATGTTAACTCGCAACATATGTTACATGAAGCAAagtaa
- the vwa11 gene encoding von Willebrand factor A domain-containing protein 7 isoform X2, protein MTSAPHHFHNEVFSEGHDLIIHGIKAILDHVRTDNIQSARETLGRVCHTLQDFYSHSNWVELGNKSPYANLIRPDLNIENIADRTMPTCSDCASGNCPNPLLPATLNGKYLTSGYMGFDSPDKPQGKCSHGGDADLSSAQIPRGGISKDESHSYNADLHNTAVNLAADATTELLEGIRAAIGNNDFLRLMGITRSVVLAFVIDTTASMAVYLDDIKKVTGDVIDKKKGTQDEPTEYILVSCNEPEFGPLIRTTNPDVMKAEIFHLKASDGGKGMCLSSLRLALTGAPPSSHIYVFTDDSPNDIGLEKSITTLIRSTKSTVSFIVPLWLRRRMALVAQPRSEFQVYHDLALASGGQAMEVSRTMLTQTTDIIADTCTSKLVTILQRSRNPGRVESFPFLLDKSVSNATIYITGSNLLFTIRSPSGVSQTNTEPNGKLGTNVRVGNLERFQLKATEIGMWYIDMRSTQPYTIKVTGQSTITFIYDFVEEFKGPHPGFAIINQRPPAGLPAKLLLTLTGDKGPEVLEVQEVSLVEVSGNTVSTGTVEKMNNGEVLVTVKEFPEGEFAVLLKGMDKISNCPFQRQTTTQMSPSKLNIKVIADGSMHPGEKYELHYTLTTNGASGLYTVRAMNDKDYIMEHTSKLNLVSGGSAVGIVSLSPPADTFIIGKDVTLIIEAEGPGGTDYNYAVLRLPVVSKVADFTPPQCKWFSQQGHCISYPCDYSTWEVSVNIMDDITGVESVTALQGGGYLIQTPAEDGGISMVMGHYKSSCCRLSAALRIIDKAGNTDICTYIYERDPNAS, encoded by the exons gatTTCTACAGCCATAGTAACTGGGTTGAACTGGGTAACAAAAGTCCATATGCCAATCTCATCAGACCAGATCTCAACATTGAGAACATAGCAGATCGTACAA TGCCAACATGCAGTGACTGTGCCAGTGGCAACTGTCCAAACCCTTTGCTGCCTGCCACTCTCAATGGGAAGTACCTTACTTCAGGATACATGGGGTTCGACTCTCCTGACAAACCTCAAG GTAAATGCAGCCATGGTGGGGATGCTGATCTCAGTAGTGCCCAGATTCCTCGTGGTGGGATCAGTAAGGATGAGAGCCATTCTTATAATGCTGATCTGCACAATACTGCTGTAAACCTGGCAGCTGATGCCACCACAGAGCTGTTAGAGGGCATCCGTGCAGCTATAGGCAACAATGACTTTCTACG GTTAATGGGAATCACAAGATCAGTAGTGCTGGCTTTTGTGATTGATACCACAGCTAGTATGGCAGTTTACTTGGACGATATTAAGAAAGTCACCGGTGATGTCATTGACAAGAAAAAGGGAACTCAAGATGAACCAACTGAATATATTCTGGTGTCGTGTAATGAGCCAG AATTTGGACCGCTGATAAGGACCACAAATCCAGATGTGATGAAGGCCGAGATTTTTCATCTCAAAGCTAGCGACGGTGGAAAGGGAATGTGCCTGTCATCTCTTCGG TTGGCTTTGACAGGTGCTCCACCCTCTTCGCATATATATGTGTTTACGGATGATTCACCTAATGATATAGGACTAGAGAAAAGCATTACAACCCTCATCCGTAGCACCAAATCAACG GTATCTTTCATTGTTCCACTATGGCTAAGGAGGAGAATGGCTTTGGTGGCACAGCCACGCTCAGAGTTTCAGGTGTATCATGATCTGGCTTTGGCTTCTGGGGGTCAAGCCATGGAGGTCTCCAGGACCATGCTTACTCAAACCACTGACATCATTGCTGATACCTGCACTTCAAAGCTG GTCACAATTCTGCAGCGCTCCAGGAACCCTGGACGTGTCGAGAGTTTTCCCTTTTTGCTAGATAAGTCCGTATCTAACGCCACCATCTACATCACAGGAAGTAACCTGCTATTCACTATACGCAGCCCTTCAG GTGTGTCTCAAACTAATACAGAACCCAATGGGAAGTTGGGAACAAATGTTAGAGTGGGAAACCTGGAACGATTTCAGTTGAAAGCAACTGAGATAGGCATGTGGTACATTGACATGAGGTCAACGCAACCCTACACAATAAAAGTTACCG GTCAGAGcacaattacatttatttatgactTTGTGGAGGAATTCAAAGGACCTCATCCTGGTTTTGCCATCATTAATCAACGGCCACCAGCAG GCTTGCCGGCTAAGCTGTTGCTAACGCTGACCGGAGATAAAGGTCCAGAAGTTTTGGAAGTGCAGGAGGTTTCTCTTGTGGAGGTTTCTGGGAACACTGTATCTACCGGAACCGTGGAGAAAATGAATAATGGAGAAGTCCTAGTTACAGTGAAAGAGTTCCCAGAGGGTGAGTTTGCGGTACTGCTAAAGGGGAtggataaaatttccaattgcCCGTTCCAACGACAGACTACCACACAGATGTCTCCATCCAAACTCAACATCAAG GTAATTGCAGATGGGTCCATGCATCCCGGAGAAAAATATGAGCTCCATTATACTTTAACAACCAATGGAGCCAGTGGTCTCTACACAGTTCGAGCAATGAACGACAAAGACTACATCATGGAACATACCTCAAA GCTTAATCTTGTGAGTGGAGGGAGTGCTGTAGGGATTGTGTCTCTGAGTCCTCCTGCTGACACTTTCATCATTGGAAAAGACGTGACTCTCATCATTGAGGCCGAGGGTCCGGGGGGCACGGATTATAATTATGCTGTGCTTCGCCTTCCTGTCGTCTCCAAG GTTGCCGACTTCACACCTCCACAATGCAAATGGTTTAGTCAACAGGGACATTGCATAAGCTATCCGTGCGACTATTCAACATGGGAAGTGTCTGTTAACATCATGGATGACATCACAGGTGTCGAAAGCGTTACCGCTCTGCAGGGCGGTGGATACTTAATTCAGACACCAGCAGAAGATGGTGGTATATCCATGGTGATGGGTCATTATAAGTCTTCATGTTGTAGACTTTCTGCGGCTTTGCGCATAATTGACAAAGCGGGAAATACTGATATATGCACTTATATCTATGAAAGAGACCCCAATGCTAGCTAG